The following nucleotide sequence is from Nocardioides eburneiflavus.
GCGGGGTGCACCGTCGATCGGTAGCAGCACGCCGGCGGTGAGCAGGGCCGGGAAGAGCAGCGTCTGCTGGATCGTCCAGAACATCCAGTCCTGGCCCTTCGAGGCCAGCGCGAGGGCGAAGGACAGGGCGCCGACGCCGACGCTGAAGACCGACAGGATCACCGCCGCGACCAGGACGCCGCCGAGGTGGAGGTCGAAGCTGAACGGCGTCACGACCGCGACGATGAGCGCGACCTGCATGAGCATGGGCACGACCTCCTTGAGGGCGCGGCCGACGAGCAGAGCGGGACGACCGAGCGGTGACACCAGCTGCCGCTCGTGCGAGCCGGACTGCATCTCCTCCATCAGGTTCGCGCCGGTGAACGACGCCCCCATCAGCGCGGTCATCGCGACGATGCCGGGCACGAACCACTGGAGCGCGGACCCGCCGCCAGTGGCCATCTCGGGCAGCAGGGGCGCGAACAGCCCGAGGAAGACCAGCGGCTGGATCATCGCGAACACCACGGCCATCGGCTCGCGCCACACGGGCTTGAGCTCGCGGTTCATCACGTTCAGGGTGTCGGACACGAAGGTGCTCATGCTGCGACCTCGCTCTCGGTGCGGGCGGACTCGTCGGTGGGGGACTCGGTGGACTGCGCCTCGCGCAGGCTGCGACCGGTCAGGTCGAGGAAGACGTCGTCGAGCGTCGGCCGGGCGACCTCCACCCGCGCCGGCGGTACGCCGTCCGCGGCCAGGTCGGCGAGCACCTCGCCGACGATGGCAGAGCCGTCCTTGACCCGGAGGTCGACCGTGGTGCCGTCGGCGTCGACGCGCGAGTCGGGTACGCGCTCCAGCCGGGCAGCGGCCCGCCCGGCGTCGGCGGCCGAGGCGAAGCCGAGCCGGACCAGGTCGCCGAGTCCGCTCTTGAGCCGGGCGGCGGTGTCGTCGGCGATCACCCGGCCGTGGTCGACCACGACCACGCGGCCGGCGAGGGCGTCGGCCTCCTCGAGGTAGTGGGTGGTCAGCACGACGGTGCTGCCGCTCTCGGCGTGCAGGCGACGGATGAGCTCCTGGAGGTTGGCGCGGTTCTGCGGGTCGAGCCCGGTCGACGGCTCGTCGAGGAAGAGCACCCGCGGCACGTGCACCAGCCCCATCGCGATGTCGAGACGGCGACGCTGGCCGCCGGACAGGGAGGAGACCTTGCGGTCGGCGACCGCGGCGAGGTCGAGGTCCTCGACCAGCCGGGCCGCACGCTCGCGCGCCTCGACCCGCGAGAGCCCGTGGGCCCGTCCCTGGCTGATCAGCTCGTCGCGGCCGAGCTGGCGGTGTCCCGCCCCGTTGCCCTGGCCGACGAATCCGATCGCGCGGCGTACGTCCTGCTGCCCCGTGACGACGTCGTGCCCGGCGACGCTCGCCGAGCCGGACGTGGGCGGGATGAGGGTGGTGAGCATGCGCAGCGTCGTCGACTTCCCGGCCCCGTTGGGGCCCAGGAAGGCGACGAGCTCGCCCTGCCCGATCTCGAGGTCGAGGCCCTGGACGGCCTCGACGGTCTGCTTGCGCGACGTGAAGTGGCGGGTGAGGCCACGGGTCACGATCGCCGGTCCGGAATGAGTGGTTGTCATGGAGCAGACGCTAGGGACCAATCAGGTCAGGTCCTGACCGCATTGACATCTATTCTGGACGACATGAGCACGAGCGAGCGGATGCTGCGGCTGCTGTCCCTGCTCCAGACCCACCGCTACTGGCCGGGGCCGGAGCTGTCGGAGCGGCTCGAGGTGAGCGCGCGGACGCTGCGTCGCGACGTCGACCGGCTGCGCGAGCTCGGCTACACCGTCGATGCCGTTCGCGGCGCGGCGGGCGGCTACCAGCTGCGGGCCGGCGGCTCCCTTCCGCCGCTGCTTCTGGAGGACGAGGAGGCGGTCGCGATCGCCGTCGGGCTGCGGACGGCCGCGACCTCAGCGGTCTCGGGCACCGACGACTGGTCGGTGCAGGCGCTCTCCAAGGTCCTCTCCCTCATGCCGCCGCGACTGCGCCGCCAGATGGACGCGGTCGCCAGCCAGACCGAGTCGCCGGGCCCGTGGGAGGGCGCCCCCGTCTTCGACGCGGCGGTCCTCACCACCCTGGCGCAGGCCTGCCGCGACAGCGAGGTGCTCCGCTTCGACTATGCCGCCCGCGAGGCGGAGGTGACCCACCGCCGGGTCGAGCCCCTGCGCCTGGTCTCGCTCGGACGCCGGTGGTACCTCGTGGCGTACGACCGCGACCGGGCGGACTGGCGGAGCTTCCGCCTCGACCGCATCGCCGCCCCTGAACCCACCGGCCAACGGTTCCGCGCGCGCGACCTGCCGGCCGACGACGCCCTCACCTTCGTGCAGCAGGGCATCCGCCGCATGCCCCAGCGCTACGCCGTACGCGTCCGCGTCGCGACGGCCGCCGACGACCTCGCCGCCCGGATCGGCCGTTGGGGGACGGTGAGCGCGGACGGGGAGGGGTGCGTGCTGGAGATGAACGTCGACGACCTCGACTGGCCGGTGATGGTGCTGGCCGGCTCGGGCGCGGAGTTCGTCGTCGACTCGCCGCCCGAGCTGGCCGAGAAGGTCGCCGAGGTGGCGGCCCGCTTCTCGCGCGTCGGCTAGGCAACCGGCGCGGCGGTGCCGACCCAGCCATCGGCCCGACGGCACCGAACCCCGGTCATGCGCCGCCGCACGCTGCTCGCGGTCCCCGCCCTGGGGCTCGTCCCGGCCGCCCTGCTGAGCGCCTGCTCCGACGAGCCCGCCCCGGGCCGGGGCGACGAGGCACCGGGCGGGTCACGGCAGGATGGTGCCGTGCGGATCACCTACGGCACCGACCCGTCCCAGCTCGTCGCGCTCCACCGGCCCTCAGGCGCTTCGCGTGGCGTGGTGGTCGTCATCCACGGCGGCTTCTGGAAGTCCGCCTACGACCACACCCTCGGCACGCCCCTGGCCCGCTCGCTGGCCGAGCAGGGCTGGACCGCGTGGAACATCGAATACCGGCGCGTCGGCAACGGCGGCGGGACGCCGGAGACCTTCGACGACGTGGCCGCGGCGATCGACGCGCTGGCCGACGTCGACGACCTCGACCTCTCCACCGTCGTCACCCTGGGCCACTCGGCAGGGGGACACCTCGCGGTCTGGGCGGCCGGGAGGCCCGACCCCGCCGTACGCGTCACGCACACGATCTCCCAGGCCGGCGTGCTGGACCTGGTCGCCTCCGAGCGCGCCGGTCTCGGGGGAGGCGCGGCCGCCTCGCTGCTCGGCCACACGCCCGGTCCCGACGACGCGCAGTGGGACCCGCGGCAGCAGGTCCCGCTCGACGTGCCGGTGTGGGCGGTCCACGCCCCCGACGACGACACGGTCCCGTTCGCCCAGGCCACGGCGTACGTCGACGCGGCCACGGCCGCCGGCGCGGAGGCCACGCTCGTCGAGGTCACCGGCGGCCACTTCGGCGTCATCGATCCCTCGTCCCCGGCATGGACCGCGCAGCTCGAGGTCCTCGACACGATCGGGTGAGCACCGTGCAGGCAGTTCGGACCCTGGGCCCGCGACTCCACGCTCAGCGCCCGCCGACCTGACGCGAACTGCCTGCACGGTGTCGGTCTAGCCTCGGGTCGTGCCCGCCCGCCTCAAGGTCCTGACCCCCGCCCAGCTCGCCACGGCCCACGAGCACGGCGACACCAAGGTGCTGGTCAAGCACTACCTCGCCGTCCTCGAGTCTCGCGCGCCCGGCCGCTCGGTCGAGGTGCGGGTGCCTCCGTTTTCGGCGGTGCAGGCCGTGCCGGGCGTGCGTCACACCCGCGGCACCCCGCCGGCCGTCGTCGAGACCGACGCCGAGACCTGGCTGGCGCTCGCCACCGGGCGTACGACCTGGGCCGAGGCGCTCGACTCCGGTGCGGTGGTCGCGAGCGGCGAGCGGACCGACCTGTCGCCCTACCTCCCGCTGGGCTGAGCGAGGCTGACCCACCCCGCAGGGCAGGGGTGCCCTTGAGCGTCGACTTCCGGTACGAAGGAGCATGGCGACCCTCACCGATGACCAGGTCAGGAGCTCGATCTCTGGTTCCGTGCGGCCAACTACATCTCCGTCGGCCAGATCTACCTGCTCGACAACCCGCTCCTCGAGCGACCCCTCGAGCGCGACGACATCAAGCCGCGCCTGCTCGGTCACTGGGGCACCACGCCGGGCCTGAATCTCGTCTGGACCCACCTCAACCGGCTGATCCGCGAACGCGACGTCGACGCGATCATCCTGTGCGGACCGGGCCACGGCGGCCCCGCCGCGGTGGCCAACGCCTGGCTCGAGGGCACCTACTCCGAGGTCTTCCCGGCCATCGCGCGTGACGGTGACGGGATGGCGCGACTGTTCCGCCAGTTCTCCTTCCCCGGTGGCATCCCGAGCCACGTCGCTCCCGAGACCCCCGGATCCATCCACGAGGGAGGTGAGCTCGGCTACGTCCTGTCCCACGCCTACGGCGCCGCCATGGACAACCCCGACCTCGTCGTCACGGCGGTCGTCGGCGACGGCGAGTTCGAGACCGGTCCGCTGGCAGCGAGCTGGCACGCCAACAAGTTCGTCGACCCGGTCCACGACGGAGCGGTGCTGCCCGTCCTGAGCCTCAACGGCTGGAAGATCGCCAACCCGACGATCCCCGCCCGCATCCCCCGCGACGAGCTCGAGAGCCTGCTGCGCGGCTACGGCCACCACGTCATCACCGTCGAGGGGGACGACCCCACCGACGTCCACCGGCAGATGGCCGCCGCCCTCGACGAGGCGCACGACATGATCCGCGACATCTGGCGGGCCGCCCGCGAGGACGGCGACCTCGAGCGCCGGCAGTGGCCGATGATCCTGCTCGTCACCCCGAAGGGATGGACCGGGCCGGCCGAGGTGGACGGCAAGCCGGTGGAAGGCACCTGGCGCGCGCACCAGGTGCCACTGGCGGGCACCCGCGAGAACGACGAGCACCGCGCCCAGCTCGAGGAGTGGCTGCGGTCCTACCGGCCCGACGAGCTCTTCGACGCCGAGGGCAGGCCGGTCGAGGCCGTACGCGCCAACGCGCCGTCGGGCACCCGGCGGATGGGCGCCAACCCCCACGCCAACGGCGGGCTGCTCAAGCGACCGCTCCGGCTCCCCGACTGGCGCGACAGCGCCGTGGCCGTCGAACGCCCCGGCGCCTCGGTCCACGAGCCGACCCGTGTCCTCGGGCAGTGGCTCGTGGGGGTGGTGCGCGACAACGACACCACCTTCCGGATCTTCGGGCCGGACGAGACCGCCTCCAACCGCCTCGACGCGGTCTACGAGGTGACCGACAAGGTGTGGTCGGCCGACCTCCTCGCCCTCGACGAGCACCTCGCCCGCTCGGGCCGGGTGGTGGAGATCCTCTCCGAGCACACCTGCCAGGGCTGGCTCGAGGGTTACCTGCTGACCGGCCGGCACGGCCTCTTCAGCTGCTACGAGGCCTTCATCCACCTCGTCGACTCGATGCTCAACCAGCACGCCAAGTGGCTCAAGACCACGCGCGAGATCGAGTGGCGCCCGCCGATCGCCAGCCTCAACTACCTGCTGAGCTCCCACGTGTGGCGCCAGGACCACAACGGCTTCTCCCACCAGGACCCCGGCTTCATCGACCACGTCGTCAACAAGAAGGCCGAGGTGGTGCGCGTCTACCTGCCACCGGACGCCAACACCCTGCTGTCGACGATGGCCCACTGCCTGGAGAGCGAGCACTACGTCAACGTCGTGGTCTCGGGGAAGCAGCCGAGCTTCGACTGGCTCGACGCCGAGCAGGCCGACCTGCACTGCGCCCGGGGCGTCGGCATCTGGGACTGGGCGTCCAACGACGACGGCGACCCCGACGTGGTCGTCGCGGCCGCGGGCGACGTGCCGACGCTGGAGGCACTGGCCGCGGTGTCGCTGCTGCGCGAGCACCTGCCCGACCTGCGGATCCGCTTCGTCAACGTCGTCGACCTCATGCGCCTGCAGGACGAGGCCGAGCACCCCCACGGGCTCAGCCACCGTGACTTCGACACCGTCTTCACCACCGACAAGCCGGTCATCCTCGCCTACCACGGGTATCCGTGGCTGATCCACCGGTTGACCTACCGCCGCACCAACCACGACAACATCCACGTGCGCGGCTACAAGGAGGAGGGCACCACCACCACGCCCTTCGACATGGTGATGATGAACGACACCGACCGCTACCACCTGGTGATGGACGTCATCGACCGCGTGCCCGGGCTCGGTCCGCGGGCCGCGTCGGTGCGTCAGCTGATGACCGACACGCGGCGGCGCGCGCGGCAGTGGACGCGCACCCACGGTGACGACCTGCCCGAGGTGCGCGACTGGCGTTGGGACGACGACGCCGACCCAGACCGCGGCGGCTCGCCGTCCACGACGGCCGACGCCGACACCGGCGCGGACAACCTCTAGGACGCGCCGCGGTGGAGCACGGCACGGGTCGCGTCGGCGATGGCGAGCTCCTCGTCGGTCGGCACGACCAGCACGACGACGGCGGAGGTGTCGGTCGAGATGGCCCGCACTGCCTTGGAGTCGGCCTCGTTGCGGGCAGCGTCGACCTCGATACCGAGCCGCGCGAGCCCGGCGAGCGCGTCCGCCCGGAGTCGGGCTGAGTTCTCGCCTACTCCGGCGGTGAACACGACGGCGTCCGCCCCGCCGAGCGCGGCGTGGTAGGCGCCGACGTACTTGCGCACCCGGTGGCAGTAGACACCCCACGCCAGCCGGCAGGCGTCGTCGCCGTCTTCCAGACCGGCCTCGAGGTCGCGGAAGTCCGAGCGCCCGGTCAGTCCGGTGATGCCCGAGTGGTGGTGCAGCAGGTCCTCCAGCGCGTCGGTGCCGAGGCCCTCGTGCCGGGCGAGGTGCACCAGGATGCCCGGGTCGAGGTCGCCGGCGCGCGAGCCCATCACCAGTCCCTCGAGGGGGGTCAGGCCCATCGAGGTGTCCACCGGTCGACCCGCGTCGATCGCGGCGGCGGAGGCGCCGTTGCCGAGGTGGAGCGTGACCAGCCGCAGGTCGTCGCGACCGAGGTGGGCGGCGGCCCGGGCGGCGACGTACTCGTGGCTGATGCCGTGCGCGCCGTAGCGGCGTACGTCGTGCCTGCGTGCGAGGTCGCGGTCGATCGCGTAGGTCGCGGCGTGGTCCGGGAGGTCGGCGAAGAACCCGGTGTCCATCACGACGACGTGCGGCACGTCGTCGAGCCACGACATCGCCGCCTCCAGCGCCGCGAGGGCGGGCGGGTTGTGGAGGGGCGCGAGCGGGACGGCGTTGCGGACCGCCTTGAGGACGTCGTCGTCGGCCACCGTGGGCGTGGTCAGTCGTGGGCCGCCGTGGACGATGCGGTGGCCCACGGCCACCAGGCGCTCGTCGTCGACGCCCGCGCGACGCAGGTCCTCGGTCACCTTCGCGAGCGCCCGCGCGTGGTCGTCCTCCCCGGTCAGCCGGTCGACCGAGCCCTTGACCGCGACGGAGCCGTCCGGACCGACCACCTGGTACTTGAGCGACGACGACCCCGCGTTGAGCACCAGCACCTGGTCGCGGTCCATGCGACCCACCCTAGGACCGGACCCGAGCGCGGGGACTAGCCTCCGCACCATGCACGTGAGCTCGCTCGGCTTCCGCACCGACCTCGCCCTGCTGGCCGACTCCGGCAGCGTCGTCGAGGACCGGGGCACCCACCTCGTCGTGCGATCGCCGGAGAACCCGTCCTACTTCTGGGGCAACTTCCTCCTCCTCGCCGAGCCGCCGGTGCCCGGTGGCGAGAAGGAGGTCGTGGCTGCGTTCCACACCGAGTTCCCGCAGGCCGACCACGTCAGCATCGGCATCGACGTCGCCGACCTGACCGACGAGTCGAGGGCCGCCTTCGAGGCCGCGGGCCTGACGGTCGACGTCGCGACGGTGCTGACCGCGCAGCGGCTCGACCCCCCGCGCGAGGTCGAGGCCGACGTCCGCGCGCTCGAGGGCGAGGACGACTGGGAGGCCCGCGCCCGCCTCAGCCAGCAGCTCTACCCGAGCACGTCGGAGCAGGCCTTCATGACCTACGCCCGGCAGAAGAACGCGCAGGAGCGACGCCTCGTCGACGCCGGCCGCGGGCAGCGCTTCGGCGCCTTCGTCGACGGCGCACTCGTCTCGACCGCCGGCGTCTTCGTCACCCAGGAGGGGGTCGCCCGCTTCCAGAGCGTCGAGACCCACCCCGACCACCGGCGCAGGGGTCTCGCCACCGCCGTCGTGCACGCGGCCGGGCAGCACGCCCTTGACCGACTCGGCGTCCACACCCTCGTCATCGTCGCGGACACCGACGGCGACGCCATCGGGATCTACCGCCGCCTCGGGTTCGCCGACGCCGAGCGGCAGCTGATGATGGAGAAGCGCAGCGGCGAGTGGGCCGGCCTCGACGGCTGACGGCGACCCCCGCTCCTCGTCCGCCCCGTCACGGCTCCCTGTGACGGTTGACACCAGCGCGCCCGTCTGCGATCGTCAGTTGTCCGTACAGGTTGTACGTACAACATCCGACAAGGGACACCCCCATGACTGACACCATCCCGGAGCGGGAGATCGCGCCGCTCTACCAGCTGATGAACCGCATCCCCGGCGGGCTGATGCTCATCCCGCTCGTCATCGGCTCGCTCCTCGGCACCTTCGCCACCGGCTTCCTCGAGATGGGCTCGTTCACCACGGCCCTGTTCCAGCAGAGCGCGCTGCCGCTCATCGCCCTGCTGATCTTCGCCACGGGCACCCAGGTGACCCTCAAGACCAGCGGTCCGGTCGTCGCCACGGCCGGCGTGGTGCTGCTCTGCAAGAGCATCATCCCCGCCACGATCGTGATCCTGCTCGGCCAGGTCGTCGGCATCGACGGCATCCTCGGCGTCTCGATCCTCGCCCTGCTCGTGGCTGTCGACAACAGCAACGGAGGGCTCTGGCTCGCGTTCACGGGACGCTACGGCGACAAGCGCGACCGCGGTGCCTACATCGCCTCCGCGCTCAACGACGGCCCCTTCTTCTCCATGCTGTTCCTCGGTGCCTCCGGTCTGGCCGACATCCCGGTCAGTGCCATGGTCGCCGCGGTGATCCCGTTCCTCCTCGGCATGCTGGTCGGCAACCTCAACCCGCACTGGCGCGAGGTTCTTCGGCCGACCCCTGCCATCGTCATCCCGTTCTTCGCGCTCGCTCTCGGCACGGGCATCGACCTCAACAACATCGTCAAGGGCGGTCTGAGCGGCCTGGTCGTCGGTCTCGTCGTCGCACCGGTCACCGGCCTGTTCGTCTACCTCGGGTACCGCTTCCTGCTGCGGCGCGGCTACCGCTCCGGCATCGGCTTCGCGGCCGGCACGACGGCGGGCAACGCCATCGCGACCCCCGCGATCATCGGTCTGGCCGACCCGAAGTTCCAGCCGTTCGTCGAGACCGCCACCGCCCAGGTCGCGGCGTCGGTGCTCGTCACCGCGATCATCGCCCCCACCCTGGCCTCGCTCGCGCTCAAGCGCGAGGGCGGGCTGCTCTCGGAGGAGGAGATCGAACGCCTCGACGACATGGACCTGGGCGTCAAGGAACCTCAGCTGTGAGGGTCCTCGTGCTCGCCGACGACCTGACCGGGGCGGGCGACACCGTCGTGTCGTTCGCCCGGTCGGGCTGGCTGTCGCTGCTCTCGCTCAGCGGCGGCTGGCGCCACGAGCCGGAGGAGGACGCCGTCGCGGTCACGCTCGACAGCAGGCGCGACCCGCGTGCCGAGCGGGTGACAGCCCGCGCGGTCGGCGACCTCGACCCCGAGCTGCTCTACGTCAAGATCGACTCCACCGTGCGGGGCCGCGTCGCCGAGCAGGTACGCGGCGCTGTCGCCGGTCGCCGGCGTTCGCGTCCGGCCGCGTACGCCGTCCTGTGCCCGGCCTACCCCGCGATGGGCCGGACGGTCGAGGACGGTCACGTGCTCGTCCACGGTGCTCCCGTCCACCACGGCGCCGCGGGAGAGGACCCGGTCACCCCCGTCACGGAGTCCGACCTGCGGGTGCTGGTGCCCGGCGCCGTCCTCGTCGACGGCGAGGACCTGACAGCGGCGATCCGCGAGGCCGGCGAGCGCGGCGAGGTCGTCGTGGTCGATGCCCGCGACCAGGCGGACCTCGACCGGATCGCCGCCGCCGTCGCGGAGATCGGTCCCGACGCGGTGCCGGTCGGCTCGGCCGGCCTCGCGGTCGCGCTGGCCCGCGTGTGGCGTACGTCCGAGCCGTCGAGGCCGAGCCGTGTCGAGGTCCCGGCCGACAGTCGGAGCCTCGTCCTCGTGTCGTCGCTGCACCCGGTCGCCCGCGAGCAGGTGGCCGAGCTCAAGGCACGGGCCGAGCAGCTCGGCGTCGACCTCCTCGTCACCGACCCCGCCCGCATCGACGGCGCCGCCGAGCAGCGCGCCCGCGACCTCGGCGCGGAGGCTGCCGCGGCCCTGTCGGGCGGCGAGGGTCTCCCGGCGTACGGCCTGCTGGTGCTGGTGGGCGGCGACGGTGCGGCCCAGACCCTGCTCGCGCTGGGTGCCACCGGCATCCGCGTGGTGGACGCACCCGTCGAGGGCGTCCCCCTCGGCACCCTGGTGGGCGGCACCCACGACGGCCTCCCCGTCGCCACCAAGGCAGGCGGGTTCGGCGACCCGCACACCCTCACCCAACTGATCGGTGCCGTGCGCGGCGCCCAAGGAGCACGTTCATGAGCAGCCTTCCCGTCCTCGGCATCACCCTCGGCGACGTCGCCGGCATCGGGCCCGAGACGACCCTCCGCACCCTGCTGGAGCACCCCGACCTCCGTGAGGAGTGCATCCCCGTGGTGGTGGGCGACGCCGGTGCGCTGCGCCGCGTCGCGCCGCTGCTCGGGATCGACCCCGGCGTGGTGGTGACGCTCGACCACCCCTCCGCCGCGACCAACGACCCCGGCCTGGTCGAGGTCGTGCAGGTGGGCGAGCCGATGGAGGAGGTGCCGCTCGGCGAGCTCAGCGCCGTGGCCGGCGACGGGTCCTACCGCTTCGTCGTCGCGGCCTGCGCCCTCGCCAAGGCGGGAGCCATCGACGGCATCGTGACCGCGCCGCTCAACAAGGCCGCGATGCACGCCGGCGGTCACAAGTACCCCGGCCACACCGAGCTGCTCGCCGAGCAGTTCGGGGTCGAGAACTTC
It contains:
- a CDS encoding ABC transporter permease, coding for MSTFVSDTLNVMNRELKPVWREPMAVVFAMIQPLVFLGLFAPLLPEMATGGGSALQWFVPGIVAMTALMGASFTGANLMEEMQSGSHERQLVSPLGRPALLVGRALKEVVPMLMQVALIVAVVTPFSFDLHLGGVLVAAVILSVFSVGVGALSFALALASKGQDWMFWTIQQTLLFPALLTAGVLLPIDGAPRWLEVVSMLNPMTYVVDAARALFAGTWPADVIAEGAAGAAVVAAVGLLVGVRAMQRSS
- a CDS encoding ABC transporter ATP-binding protein encodes the protein MTTTHSGPAIVTRGLTRHFTSRKQTVEAVQGLDLEIGQGELVAFLGPNGAGKSTTLRMLTTLIPPTSGSASVAGHDVVTGQQDVRRAIGFVGQGNGAGHRQLGRDELISQGRAHGLSRVEARERAARLVEDLDLAAVADRKVSSLSGGQRRRLDIAMGLVHVPRVLFLDEPSTGLDPQNRANLQELIRRLHAESGSTVVLTTHYLEEADALAGRVVVVDHGRVIADDTAARLKSGLGDLVRLGFASAADAGRAAARLERVPDSRVDADGTTVDLRVKDGSAIVGEVLADLAADGVPPARVEVARPTLDDVFLDLTGRSLREAQSTESPTDESARTESEVAA
- a CDS encoding helix-turn-helix transcriptional regulator; amino-acid sequence: MSTSERMLRLLSLLQTHRYWPGPELSERLEVSARTLRRDVDRLRELGYTVDAVRGAAGGYQLRAGGSLPPLLLEDEEAVAIAVGLRTAATSAVSGTDDWSVQALSKVLSLMPPRLRRQMDAVASQTESPGPWEGAPVFDAAVLTTLAQACRDSEVLRFDYAAREAEVTHRRVEPLRLVSLGRRWYLVAYDRDRADWRSFRLDRIAAPEPTGQRFRARDLPADDALTFVQQGIRRMPQRYAVRVRVATAADDLAARIGRWGTVSADGEGCVLEMNVDDLDWPVMVLAGSGAEFVVDSPPELAEKVAEVAARFSRVG
- a CDS encoding alpha/beta hydrolase family protein, whose translation is MRRRTLLAVPALGLVPAALLSACSDEPAPGRGDEAPGGSRQDGAVRITYGTDPSQLVALHRPSGASRGVVVVIHGGFWKSAYDHTLGTPLARSLAEQGWTAWNIEYRRVGNGGGTPETFDDVAAAIDALADVDDLDLSTVVTLGHSAGGHLAVWAAGRPDPAVRVTHTISQAGVLDLVASERAGLGGGAAASLLGHTPGPDDAQWDPRQQVPLDVPVWAVHAPDDDTVPFAQATAYVDAATAAGAEATLVEVTGGHFGVIDPSSPAWTAQLEVLDTIG
- a CDS encoding sterol carrier family protein, producing the protein MPARLKVLTPAQLATAHEHGDTKVLVKHYLAVLESRAPGRSVEVRVPPFSAVQAVPGVRHTRGTPPAVVETDAETWLALATGRTTWAEALDSGAVVASGERTDLSPYLPLG
- a CDS encoding acetate/propionate family kinase; protein product: MDRDQVLVLNAGSSSLKYQVVGPDGSVAVKGSVDRLTGEDDHARALAKVTEDLRRAGVDDERLVAVGHRIVHGGPRLTTPTVADDDVLKAVRNAVPLAPLHNPPALAALEAAMSWLDDVPHVVVMDTGFFADLPDHAATYAIDRDLARRHDVRRYGAHGISHEYVAARAAAHLGRDDLRLVTLHLGNGASAAAIDAGRPVDTSMGLTPLEGLVMGSRAGDLDPGILVHLARHEGLGTDALEDLLHHHSGITGLTGRSDFRDLEAGLEDGDDACRLAWGVYCHRVRKYVGAYHAALGGADAVVFTAGVGENSARLRADALAGLARLGIEVDAARNEADSKAVRAISTDTSAVVVLVVPTDEELAIADATRAVLHRGAS
- a CDS encoding GNAT family N-acetyltransferase, which encodes MHVSSLGFRTDLALLADSGSVVEDRGTHLVVRSPENPSYFWGNFLLLAEPPVPGGEKEVVAAFHTEFPQADHVSIGIDVADLTDESRAAFEAAGLTVDVATVLTAQRLDPPREVEADVRALEGEDDWEARARLSQQLYPSTSEQAFMTYARQKNAQERRLVDAGRGQRFGAFVDGALVSTAGVFVTQEGVARFQSVETHPDHRRRGLATAVVHAAGQHALDRLGVHTLVIVADTDGDAIGIYRRLGFADAERQLMMEKRSGEWAGLDG
- a CDS encoding 2-keto-3-deoxygluconate permease; translated protein: MTDTIPEREIAPLYQLMNRIPGGLMLIPLVIGSLLGTFATGFLEMGSFTTALFQQSALPLIALLIFATGTQVTLKTSGPVVATAGVVLLCKSIIPATIVILLGQVVGIDGILGVSILALLVAVDNSNGGLWLAFTGRYGDKRDRGAYIASALNDGPFFSMLFLGASGLADIPVSAMVAAVIPFLLGMLVGNLNPHWREVLRPTPAIVIPFFALALGTGIDLNNIVKGGLSGLVVGLVVAPVTGLFVYLGYRFLLRRGYRSGIGFAAGTTAGNAIATPAIIGLADPKFQPFVETATAQVAASVLVTAIIAPTLASLALKREGGLLSEEEIERLDDMDLGVKEPQL
- a CDS encoding four-carbon acid sugar kinase family protein, yielding MRVLVLADDLTGAGDTVVSFARSGWLSLLSLSGGWRHEPEEDAVAVTLDSRRDPRAERVTARAVGDLDPELLYVKIDSTVRGRVAEQVRGAVAGRRRSRPAAYAVLCPAYPAMGRTVEDGHVLVHGAPVHHGAAGEDPVTPVTESDLRVLVPGAVLVDGEDLTAAIREAGERGEVVVVDARDQADLDRIAAAVAEIGPDAVPVGSAGLAVALARVWRTSEPSRPSRVEVPADSRSLVLVSSLHPVAREQVAELKARAEQLGVDLLVTDPARIDGAAEQRARDLGAEAAAALSGGEGLPAYGLLVLVGGDGAAQTLLALGATGIRVVDAPVEGVPLGTLVGGTHDGLPVATKAGGFGDPHTLTQLIGAVRGAQGARS